The genomic segment ATCCTGCGCGGCGCCCCCGCCTTCGACCCGGAGAACCAGACGGCGAAGGCCCAGGCCGGCCAGTTCGGCTACAACAACGACTTCCTTGCGCTGCTCCCGCTCCCCGGTGAGCGCGGCCGCCGGCTCCTCGTCGCGAACCACGAGTACACCGACGAGGTTCTGATGTTCCGCGGCTACGACGCCGCCAACCCGACCCGCGACCAGGTCGAGGTCGCCTGGGCCGCGCACGGGCTGTCCGCCGTCGTGGTCGAGGAGGACCGGCGCACCGGCAAGCTCACCGCCGTCACCCGGCACCAGCTCAACCGCCGCGTCACCGCCACCACCGAGTTCCGGCTGACGGGGCCCGCCGCCGGCTCCGACCTGCTCAAGACCTCCGTCGACCCGACCGGCACCAAGGTCCTCGGCACCCTCAACAACTGCTCGGGCGGTACGACCCCCTGGGGCACCACGCTGCACGGCGAGGAGAACTTCAACCAGTACTTCGCCAACAGCAGCCGTACGACCGACAAGCGGTACGGCATCGGCACCGGCGCCTCCGAGCGCAAGTGGGAGCGGTTCGACAAGCGGTTCGACGTCGCCCAGGAACCGAACGAGGCGCACCGCTTCGGGTATGTGGTGGAGTTCGACCCGTACGACCCCTCCTCCACGCCCCGCAAGCACACCGCGCTCGGGCGGTTCAAGCACGAGGCCGCCACCATCCGGCTGACCTCGGACGGGCGTCCGGTCGTCTACTCCGGTGACGACGAGCGCTTCGACTACTTCTACAAGTTCGTCAGCGCCAAGCGGATGAGGAAGGGGTCGGGCCGCGCGGTGCGCGAGCACAACCTCTCGCTGCTCGACGAGGGCACGCTCTACGTCGCCAGGCTCACCGGAGACTCCCCGGCCATCGAGATCGACGGCACGGGCAAGCTGCCGGCCGACGGTGAGTTCGACGGCGGCGGCGAGTGGATCCCGCTGGCCACCGCGACCGCCGAGGGCGCCGTCTCGCACGTGGACGGCATGACGGCCGACGAGGTCTTCGTCTTCACCCGGCTCGCGGGGGACAAGGTCGGCGCCACCAAGATGGACCGCCCCGAGGACATCGAGCCCAACCCGGTCACCGGCAAGGTCTACGTCGCCCTCACCAACAACTCCAACCGTGGCAAGACCGGCTTCCCGGCCGCCGACGAGGCCAACCCGCGCAACGCCAACAAGCATGGCCAGGTCCTCGAACTCACCGAGCACCGCAACCGTCCCGAGAGCACCAGGTTCGGCTGGCTGCTGTTCCTCGTCGCGGGCGACCCCGAGGACCCGGCGACCTACTTCGCGGGCTTCCCGAAGGACCACGTCAGCCCGATCTCCTGCCCGGACAACGTCGCCTTCGACCCGCACGGCAACCTGTGGATCTCCACCGACGGCGCCCAGCTCGGCTCGCACGACGGTCTGTTCGGGGTGGCGACCCGTGGTGAGCGGCGCGGTGAGTTGAAGCAGTTCCTGACGGTGCCGAGCGGCGCGGAGACCTGCGGCCCGATCATCCAGGAACGCCGCGTCCTGGTCGCCGTCCAGCACCCGGGCGAGCTCGACGGAGCCACCGTCGAGAACCCCAAGAGCGCCTGGCCCGACGGCGCGGGCACGTACGTCCGCCCGGCGGTCGTCGCGGTGTGGCGCGCGGACGGCTGCGACATCGGCGTCTGATCCCGTACGCACCCCCTGCGTACGTCTGATCCCGTACGCACCCCCTGCGTACGTCTGATCCCGTACGCACCCCCTGCTACGTCTGATCCCGTACGCATATGCGAATGCGGGCCGTCCTCCTGTCGGGGAGGGCGGCCCGCACCGGTTCTCGCGGCCGGAGGTCAGGGAGCCAGGCAGCCGACGCCCGG from the Streptomyces sp. NBC_00310 genome contains:
- a CDS encoding PhoX family protein; this translates as MRKLLPMIGSHPGGRSALTCRFRCGDACFHEVPNTSTNPYVGDVIASALSRRSVMRAAAVVSVATAAGTAATLGTAPPAAAATAEAATGTGTGKGKGRAARGLRFTAVEPNTADTVTVPDGYKQNVVIRWGEPILRGAPAFDPENQTAKAQAGQFGYNNDFLALLPLPGERGRRLLVANHEYTDEVLMFRGYDAANPTRDQVEVAWAAHGLSAVVVEEDRRTGKLTAVTRHQLNRRVTATTEFRLTGPAAGSDLLKTSVDPTGTKVLGTLNNCSGGTTPWGTTLHGEENFNQYFANSSRTTDKRYGIGTGASERKWERFDKRFDVAQEPNEAHRFGYVVEFDPYDPSSTPRKHTALGRFKHEAATIRLTSDGRPVVYSGDDERFDYFYKFVSAKRMRKGSGRAVREHNLSLLDEGTLYVARLTGDSPAIEIDGTGKLPADGEFDGGGEWIPLATATAEGAVSHVDGMTADEVFVFTRLAGDKVGATKMDRPEDIEPNPVTGKVYVALTNNSNRGKTGFPAADEANPRNANKHGQVLELTEHRNRPESTRFGWLLFLVAGDPEDPATYFAGFPKDHVSPISCPDNVAFDPHGNLWISTDGAQLGSHDGLFGVATRGERRGELKQFLTVPSGAETCGPIIQERRVLVAVQHPGELDGATVENPKSAWPDGAGTYVRPAVVAVWRADGCDIGV